A stretch of the Streptococcus himalayensis genome encodes the following:
- a CDS encoding ABC transporter ATP-binding protein, which translates to MPEKQIALKVENVSKSFHLPTESTQSLRTSLVNYFRGIKGYKEQHVLENVSFEVEKGDFFGIIGRNGSGKSTLLKVISQIYTPESGKVTVNGTLVPFIELGVGFNPELTGRENIYLNGALLGFSREEISAMYDDIVEFAELEEFMDQKLKNYSSGMQVRLAFSIAIKAQGDILILDEVLAVGDEAFQRKCFDYFAQLKREKKTVILVTHSMEQVQRFCNKAMLIDKGYQTVIGTPMEISQIYKTLNGIDVKTESAGQLASHGISVEADFKNQQNATLLFNFDVCFEQEILDPVLTFTIHKDNGELLYRWVSDEEMDGEINVVDQRVHITFDIQNIFPNGKFLTELGVKSRDRSKEYAIFSGISNFELINRGKAGNNIYWKPKANVKLI; encoded by the coding sequence ATGCCAGAAAAACAAATTGCTTTAAAAGTTGAAAACGTAAGTAAATCTTTTCATTTACCAACAGAATCTACACAGAGCTTGCGAACAAGTTTGGTGAATTATTTTAGGGGAATAAAAGGTTATAAGGAACAACATGTATTAGAGAATGTCTCTTTTGAAGTTGAGAAAGGAGATTTTTTTGGAATTATTGGACGTAATGGTTCGGGTAAATCAACTCTTTTAAAGGTTATTTCTCAAATTTATACGCCAGAATCGGGCAAGGTCACTGTAAACGGCACTTTAGTCCCCTTCATCGAACTTGGGGTTGGTTTTAATCCAGAACTAACCGGTCGTGAAAATATTTACTTGAATGGCGCTCTTCTTGGTTTTTCAAGAGAAGAAATTTCAGCTATGTATGATGATATTGTAGAATTTGCAGAGCTAGAAGAGTTTATGGATCAAAAATTAAAGAATTATTCTAGTGGCATGCAGGTTCGTCTAGCTTTTTCGATTGCCATTAAGGCTCAAGGCGATATTTTAATTTTGGATGAAGTATTGGCTGTTGGAGATGAGGCTTTTCAGAGGAAGTGTTTTGACTATTTTGCACAATTAAAACGTGAGAAAAAAACAGTAATTTTAGTTACGCATTCAATGGAGCAAGTGCAGCGTTTCTGTAATAAAGCCATGTTGATTGATAAGGGATATCAGACAGTGATTGGAACTCCGATGGAGATTTCACAGATTTATAAGACTTTGAATGGAATTGACGTTAAGACAGAAAGTGCTGGTCAGCTTGCTTCGCATGGGATTTCAGTAGAAGCTGATTTTAAAAATCAACAGAATGCAACTTTGCTGTTTAATTTTGATGTGTGTTTTGAACAAGAGATTCTTGATCCTGTGTTAACATTTACAATTCATAAAGATAATGGTGAACTACTGTATAGGTGGGTTTCTGATGAAGAAATGGATGGTGAAATTAATGTAGTGGATCAAAGAGTTCATATAACATTTGACATTCAAAATATTTTTCCAAATGGGAAGTTTTTAACAGAACTTGGTGTTAAATCACGTGACCGCTCTAAAGAATATGCGATATTTAGTGGAATCTCAAATTTTGAGTTGATCAACAGAGGGAAAGCTGGGAATAATATTTATTGGAAGCCAAAAGCAAATGTTAAGTTGATATAA
- a CDS encoding glycosyltransferase translates to MFQNKKILITHIWLRGFSGAEINILELASFFKNNGAEVEVFTLSAQDPMKSEFETREICLITDYFHPFDLSRYDYIWSAQNILPASIIKSLGQKREKTPKFLFFHMAALPEHVLEQPFVYQLEEHISSGTLAISQEIVDCNLHRFFREIPNLQFYQNPVPSEYLKEKYSCSQVELKKILVISNHPPQEIKDLKEELKEYKIEVDYYGVWADKYELISPDLLARYDCVIGIGKNIPYCLVMGKPIYVYDHFAGPGFLTDENFELAEYHNFSGRGFEEQKRTSKEIAKDIVANFSAAKNFQEKNLERFQEQFSLQNIIPLILKTVEQRAEVGTIFDSYYITYLLAMNTLIKDLVRLNNDTMNLWEGIHNLEGELESLKIVADEREVIKNELELLKLSRFYKLSLVWTKIKKILRNKE, encoded by the coding sequence ATGTTTCAAAACAAGAAAATTTTAATCACTCATATATGGTTACGCGGTTTTAGTGGAGCAGAAATTAATATATTAGAACTCGCTTCATTTTTTAAAAATAATGGTGCAGAAGTTGAAGTATTTACGCTGTCTGCCCAAGATCCGATGAAGTCTGAGTTTGAAACGAGAGAGATTTGTCTGATTACAGATTATTTTCATCCGTTTGATCTAAGTAGATATGATTATATTTGGTCTGCGCAAAATATTCTTCCAGCGTCTATTATTAAAAGCTTAGGACAAAAACGTGAAAAAACACCGAAATTTTTATTTTTTCATATGGCTGCTTTACCAGAACATGTTTTGGAACAACCGTTTGTGTATCAATTGGAAGAACATATTTCTTCTGGAACATTAGCGATTTCACAAGAAATTGTAGATTGTAATCTTCATCGATTTTTTAGAGAGATTCCAAATTTACAATTTTATCAAAATCCCGTCCCTTCTGAATATCTAAAAGAAAAGTATAGTTGTTCTCAAGTGGAGTTGAAAAAGATTCTAGTCATTTCAAATCATCCTCCTCAAGAAATCAAGGATTTAAAGGAAGAATTAAAGGAATACAAAATCGAAGTAGATTATTATGGTGTATGGGCAGATAAGTATGAGTTAATCAGTCCGGATTTATTGGCAAGATATGATTGTGTGATTGGTATTGGGAAAAATATTCCTTATTGTTTGGTGATGGGAAAACCGATTTATGTATATGATCATTTTGCAGGCCCAGGTTTTCTTACAGATGAAAATTTTGAATTAGCGGAATATCATAATTTTTCAGGTAGAGGTTTTGAAGAACAAAAGCGCACAAGTAAAGAAATCGCCAAAGATATTGTTGCTAATTTTTCTGCTGCTAAAAATTTTCAAGAAAAAAATTTGGAAAGATTTCAAGAGCAGTTCTCTCTTCAAAATATTATCCCTTTAATTTTGAAAACGGTAGAGCAGCGTGCGGAAGTTGGGACAATTTTTGATTCCTATTATATCACTTATTTACTAGCGATGAATACACTGATAAAGGATCTTGTTCGTTTGAATAATGATACTATGAATCTTTGGGAAGGAATTCATAATCTTGAAGGAGAGTTAGAATCTCTTAAAATAGTTGCGGACGAGCGAGAGGTCATAAAAAATGAGTTGGAATTATTAAAACTTTCAAGATTTTATAAATTATCTTTAGTATGGACAAAGATTAAAAAGATATTAAGAAATAAGGAATAA
- a CDS encoding rhamnosyltransferase WsaF family glycosyltransferase, with the protein MNKLISTYKNEGTRATLRKISHKLKSIKYPSGEMSPKIDMSAIPVMPQLEDLIKADYIHQPYVKPEKLDKDRLNIAWVTPPVGPGGGGHTTISRFVKYLQSQGHRLTFYLYRNNTIPQSAKEAQDIFERSYKLNVPVKEIEEFQDEDVVFATSWETAYAVFNLIGENLHKFYFVQDFEPIFYGVGSRYKLAEATYKFGFYGITAGAWLPDKVKEYGMEADYFNFGADIDIYRPKAPILKKKKIAFYARAHTERRGFELGVMALKIFKEKHPEYEIEFFGQEMSNYDIPFEFTDRGILNKQELAEIYHESVACLVLSLTNVSLLPLELLVAGCVPVMNTGDNNTKVLGDNTDIVYAEAYPIDLATKLSEVVEREAISEYAEEISQKYQATSWEESYKKVEEIILREVTRV; encoded by the coding sequence ATGAATAAGTTAATATCGACTTATAAAAATGAAGGTACGAGAGCTACTTTACGAAAAATAAGTCATAAATTGAAGAGTATTAAGTATCCTAGTGGAGAGATGTCCCCCAAAATTGATATGTCTGCTATTCCTGTTATGCCACAATTGGAAGATTTGATAAAGGCAGATTATATCCATCAACCTTATGTGAAACCAGAAAAACTAGATAAGGATCGATTAAATATTGCATGGGTGACTCCTCCTGTTGGTCCAGGAGGGGGAGGGCATACCACCATTTCCCGATTTGTAAAGTATTTGCAATCTCAAGGACATCGTCTAACCTTTTATCTTTATAGAAACAATACGATTCCTCAATCTGCCAAGGAAGCACAGGATATTTTTGAACGATCCTATAAACTCAATGTTCCTGTAAAGGAGATAGAGGAATTTCAAGATGAGGATGTCGTTTTTGCGACTAGCTGGGAAACTGCTTATGCTGTATTTAATTTGATTGGAGAAAATTTACATAAATTTTATTTTGTCCAAGATTTTGAGCCTATATTTTATGGTGTTGGCTCTCGTTATAAATTAGCAGAGGCTACCTATAAATTTGGATTTTATGGAATCACAGCAGGAGCGTGGCTTCCTGATAAAGTCAAAGAATATGGTATGGAAGCAGATTATTTTAATTTTGGAGCAGACATTGATATCTATAGACCTAAAGCCCCAATTTTAAAAAAGAAAAAAATAGCTTTTTATGCTCGTGCCCACACAGAAAGACGCGGTTTCGAATTGGGTGTCATGGCTTTGAAAATTTTTAAAGAGAAGCATCCAGAATATGAGATTGAGTTTTTTGGACAAGAGATGTCAAATTATGATATTCCTTTTGAATTTACAGATAGAGGTATTTTAAATAAGCAAGAACTAGCAGAAATTTATCACGAAAGTGTTGCTTGCTTAGTTCTTTCTTTGACAAATGTTTCTCTTCTTCCACTTGAACTCTTAGTAGCAGGCTGTGTACCAGTTATGAATACGGGAGACAATAATACGAAAGTATTAGGAGATAATACTGATATTGTCTACGCAGAGGCCTATCCTATTGATTTAGCTACAAAATTATCCGAAGTAGTGGAGAGAGAAGCTATCAGTGAATATGCTGAAGAAATAAGTCAGAAATACCAAGCCACATCATGGGAAGAGAGCTATAAAAAAGTGGAAGAGATTATTTTACGTGAGGTAACTCGTGTCTAA
- a CDS encoding glycosyltransferase family 2 protein, with translation MEETLAALYRQKTNFEWDVLITDSGSRDKSVEIIERFAEKYGNIQLKKIAKEDYSHGGTRQMAAEISSGEIMVYLSQDAVPYNENWLTEMVTPFALNPNIAGVVARQKPRLACFPAMKYDIEAVFREQGAEDALTFWTRSDETLKGTYTKESFYSDVCSSAPREFLVNQIGYRQVAYSEDYEYGKDILDAGYIKVYNAKAIVEHSNDVLLSQYRKRMFDETYNIRINSGVTTPVSLATLVMNTVKGSLKDAVKICRDSDFSRKRKLYWLCVNPLFHLEKWRGFRLANKVDISEDHSRYSLEKSGG, from the coding sequence TTGGAAGAGACTTTAGCAGCCTTGTATCGCCAAAAAACAAATTTTGAGTGGGATGTATTGATTACTGATTCAGGTTCTAGAGATAAATCTGTAGAAATTATAGAACGATTTGCTGAAAAGTACGGCAATATTCAGTTGAAAAAAATTGCTAAAGAAGATTATTCTCACGGGGGTACACGTCAAATGGCTGCTGAGATTTCTTCAGGAGAAATCATGGTTTACTTGAGTCAAGATGCGGTTCCTTATAATGAAAATTGGTTGACAGAGATGGTTACTCCATTTGCATTAAATCCTAATATAGCAGGAGTAGTAGCACGTCAGAAACCTCGTTTAGCCTGCTTTCCAGCGATGAAGTATGATATTGAAGCAGTATTTCGTGAACAGGGTGCAGAAGATGCTTTGACTTTCTGGACACGTTCGGATGAAACATTAAAAGGGACATATACAAAGGAATCCTTTTATAGTGATGTCTGTTCTTCAGCCCCTCGTGAGTTTTTGGTCAATCAGATTGGCTATCGTCAGGTAGCTTATTCTGAAGATTACGAGTATGGAAAAGATATTTTAGACGCTGGATATATCAAGGTTTATAATGCCAAAGCAATTGTAGAACATTCGAATGATGTTCTATTGTCGCAGTATAGAAAGCGCATGTTTGATGAAACTTATAATATTCGTATCAATAGTGGAGTGACGACTCCTGTATCTCTAGCAACTCTAGTTATGAATACGGTTAAAGGAAGTTTGAAAGATGCTGTCAAAATTTGTAGGGATAGCGATTTTTCACGAAAACGAAAATTGTATTGGCTATGCGTAAATCCTTTATTTCATCTAGAAAAATGGAGGGGGTTTCGCTTAGCGAATAAAGTAGATATATCTGAAGATCATAGCAGATACTCATTAGAGAAGAGTGGGGGATAG
- a CDS encoding LTA synthase family protein, protein MPIKQKLYYLLLLFLFYIISYKEITYNIIGIGLLRSSHLEQYYQMGFTISIIILIWVFSNYVSVKLFFELTILYLFYLTSSYFMKMTLKINDNQFIWNQFSKNHFLQTNFVWILVIILSLSFIVRVIKEFYFPTLINLSTSRLTYRILVSQFLTSFILTGNQMKDRILTNRLISIDLQNKGEIFQNLFIYTLLCYLVISVLSYLFIKACGNLFKNKVSLSLAVTTSVILGAIFNYYIQIGITEYGKWYDYYIVSGATFFQIFILTGVFLGVYLICNRYIFGTVFNIIFGTAISVINSIKFDMRSEPFIPADLSWWKEFQTLSKFISIDIVPIMWGIFLLLFFTLYLQRRGLLSGKIVSKNWKRLLYVVLIWQIFVGIVHVFSQAKDENIPKGIPVLSSVNNVYDIAWQGLNARARFQSLSYVWMKQFSIKVMETPVRYSKSAIDEIVQKYKTHSNELNRSRINSISDQTVIYVLSESLSNPKHIPQITASTEVLPNIEEIKSKTTSGMMKSDGYGGGTANMEFQTLTGLPKYNFTSFVSILYTEVVPRFSIFPTISDQFLSNNRIVLHFAHANNYSRNIIYKRLDFDKQIFLKNGNVKIEPPSILGAHPSDQSTYDELIRQLDVNESQFFSVMTMQNHAPWYFDTPENLIVTGEGFTNSENSSLTSYSRLLYQTDQATKKFLDDLSKVNKKITVVFYGDHLPGLYPKSAFEKNPDSQYLTDYFIWSNFDTPKLDYPLVNSSDFTALTLEQTNSKVSPYYALLTEVLHKASVDKNELDDEGRAIAEDLKLVQYDLVAGKGYLPKEFFEIPK, encoded by the coding sequence ATGCCAATTAAACAAAAGTTATATTATTTGTTACTATTATTTTTATTCTATATTATCAGTTATAAGGAAATAACTTATAATATTATCGGAATAGGTTTATTACGATCGTCTCATTTAGAACAGTATTATCAAATGGGATTTACTATTTCTATTATAATATTGATTTGGGTATTCTCTAATTATGTTTCCGTAAAATTATTTTTTGAACTTACGATTCTTTATTTATTTTATTTAACATCATCTTATTTTATGAAGATGACCTTAAAAATTAATGATAATCAATTTATTTGGAATCAATTTTCAAAAAATCATTTTCTACAAACCAATTTTGTATGGATTTTAGTTATCATTTTATCTTTATCATTTATTGTAAGAGTGATTAAAGAGTTTTATTTCCCTACTCTTATAAATTTGAGCACCTCTAGACTGACATACAGAATACTAGTAAGTCAATTTTTGACATCTTTTATTTTAACTGGTAATCAAATGAAAGATAGAATATTGACCAATCGACTTATCTCAATAGATTTACAGAATAAAGGTGAAATATTTCAAAATTTATTTATCTATACTCTATTATGCTACCTTGTGATTTCTGTTTTATCTTACTTGTTTATAAAAGCTTGCGGAAATTTGTTCAAAAATAAAGTTAGTTTGTCTTTAGCTGTTACAACAAGCGTGATTCTGGGAGCGATTTTTAACTATTATATTCAAATTGGGATTACAGAATACGGGAAATGGTATGACTATTACATTGTTTCAGGAGCTACCTTTTTTCAAATATTTATTTTGACAGGAGTTTTTCTGGGAGTATATCTTATATGTAATAGATATATATTTGGAACAGTTTTTAATATTATTTTTGGAACTGCAATTAGTGTTATAAATAGTATCAAATTTGATATGAGAAGTGAACCTTTTATTCCTGCGGATTTATCCTGGTGGAAAGAATTTCAAACATTGTCAAAATTTATTTCGATTGATATTGTTCCGATTATGTGGGGAATTTTTTTACTGTTATTTTTTACTTTATATTTGCAGAGGCGTGGTCTGCTATCTGGTAAAATTGTATCCAAAAATTGGAAAAGATTGTTGTATGTTGTACTCATTTGGCAAATATTTGTAGGAATTGTACACGTATTTTCTCAGGCAAAAGATGAAAACATTCCTAAAGGAATTCCGGTATTATCGTCGGTCAATAATGTATATGACATCGCTTGGCAAGGATTGAATGCAAGAGCAAGATTTCAATCATTAAGCTATGTTTGGATGAAACAGTTTTCGATTAAAGTGATGGAAACACCTGTAAGGTATTCAAAATCTGCTATTGATGAGATAGTTCAAAAATATAAAACACATTCAAATGAGCTGAATCGCAGTAGAATAAATTCTATTTCTGATCAAACTGTTATTTATGTTTTGAGCGAAAGTTTATCGAATCCAAAACACATTCCTCAAATTACAGCCTCAACAGAAGTTCTACCGAATATTGAGGAGATAAAGAGCAAAACAACTAGTGGAATGATGAAGTCTGATGGATACGGTGGAGGAACAGCCAATATGGAGTTTCAGACTTTGACAGGATTACCTAAATATAATTTTACTTCTTTTGTGTCGATTCTCTATACGGAGGTTGTACCAAGATTTTCAATATTTCCAACAATCAGTGATCAATTTTTATCAAATAATAGAATTGTTCTACATTTTGCTCATGCAAACAATTATTCAAGAAATATTATTTACAAACGTCTGGATTTTGATAAGCAGATATTTTTAAAGAATGGAAATGTAAAGATAGAACCACCTTCTATTCTGGGCGCTCATCCTAGTGATCAGTCAACTTATGATGAGTTAATAAGACAGTTGGATGTTAACGAAAGTCAATTTTTTTCAGTAATGACAATGCAAAATCATGCACCTTGGTATTTCGATACACCAGAAAATCTAATTGTAACAGGAGAAGGATTTACGAATTCTGAGAATTCTTCCTTAACTTCTTATTCCCGTTTACTTTATCAAACTGATCAGGCTACGAAAAAATTTTTAGATGATTTATCTAAGGTGAATAAAAAAATTACGGTTGTTTTTTATGGTGATCATTTACCAGGTTTATACCCTAAATCAGCATTTGAGAAGAATCCAGATAGTCAATATCTCACGGATTACTTTATATGGAGTAATTTTGATACGCCTAAATTGGATTATCCGCTTGTAAATTCTAGTGACTTTACAGCTTTAACGCTAGAACAAACAAATTCAAAGGTATCACCTTATTATGCCTTGCTTACAGAGGTCTTGCATAAGGCAAGTGTAGATAAGAATGAATTAGATGATGAAGGAAGAGCGATTGCAGAAGATTTAAAACTAGTGCAGTATGACTTAGTTGCTGGGAAAGGCTATCTTCCAAAGGAATTTTTTGAAATCCCTAAATAG
- a CDS encoding EbsA family protein: MIKIFGQLRYHWQPDVSILVVYWSLSLIPIFVGLSLMYESSRIPTLVLFSFFLFMLLLGLGVHRYFTIYEDGMLGIITANPFTPKKIAIASIKKVEVTKTSITLFLDGKEKGRTFCMRKWPKKYFVNALALNEHFQGEVELMDHLTHLDYFEVYYGNTQKD; this comes from the coding sequence ATGATAAAGATTTTTGGTCAGTTGCGATACCATTGGCAGCCAGATGTATCCATTTTAGTTGTGTATTGGTCTTTATCACTGATTCCGATATTTGTAGGGCTTTCTTTGATGTATGAGAGTTCAAGAATTCCTACCTTAGTCTTATTTTCCTTCTTTTTATTTATGTTGTTATTAGGATTGGGTGTCCATCGTTATTTTACCATCTACGAAGATGGGATGTTGGGGATTATTACGGCCAACCCTTTTACACCGAAAAAAATTGCGATCGCAAGCATAAAAAAAGTAGAAGTGACGAAGACCTCTATTACACTCTTTTTAGACGGCAAAGAAAAAGGCCGAACCTTCTGTATGCGAAAGTGGCCGAAGAAATACTTTGTCAATGCTCTTGCCTTAAATGAGCATTTCCAAGGAGAAGTTGAATTGATGGATCATTTGACTCATTTGGATTATTTTGAAGTGTATTATGGAAACACTCAAAAAGATTAG
- a CDS encoding ferredoxin yields MKIKLIPERCIACGLCQTYSDLFDYHDNGIVKFHQEDDLLEKEVTPDEGILEAVRECPTRALLGD; encoded by the coding sequence ATGAAGATAAAACTAATTCCTGAACGATGTATTGCTTGCGGGCTTTGCCAAACTTATTCCGATTTATTTGATTACCACGATAATGGAATTGTCAAATTTCACCAAGAAGACGACCTTCTTGAAAAAGAAGTCACTCCTGATGAAGGAATTCTGGAGGCTGTGAGAGAATGTCCCACACGCGCACTCCTAGGAGACTAA
- a CDS encoding SAG1386/EF1546 family surface-associated protein — MEKEGWEENIYENGEEELKRSSKSTSVLATRLLTILASVFFVIVIIMIALLVYLSTGGSNKKTNMEGFFSTSVNAGATTETVVASSTEGEGEVQEGEEQTSQTPAEGTIVVLAGEGEASIAARAGISIADLERLNPSHMSTGSWYANPGDVVKIR, encoded by the coding sequence ATGGAAAAAGAAGGTTGGGAAGAAAATATTTATGAAAATGGAGAAGAAGAGTTGAAGCGTTCAAGTAAATCAACCAGTGTTTTAGCGACACGTTTATTGACGATTTTAGCGTCAGTATTTTTTGTGATTGTCATTATAATGATTGCCCTGCTCGTCTATCTATCGACAGGTGGTAGCAATAAAAAGACCAATATGGAAGGATTCTTTAGTACGTCAGTCAATGCAGGTGCGACGACAGAAACCGTTGTAGCCTCATCGACAGAAGGCGAAGGAGAAGTTCAGGAAGGTGAAGAACAGACTTCTCAAACTCCTGCGGAAGGAACTATAGTGGTTCTAGCTGGCGAAGGAGAAGCTTCCATCGCAGCCCGTGCAGGGATTTCGATTGCTGATTTGGAACGTTTAAACCCTTCCCACATGTCAACAGGTTCTTGGTATGCCAATCCTGGTGATGTTGTAAAGATTCGCTAG
- the cmk gene encoding (d)CMP kinase — MKQIQIAIDGPASSGKSTVAKIIARDFGYTYLDTGAMYRAVTYLALQNGLGLEDIDSILMLLEAHPISFGRDEEGEQLVFVGDVDVTHAIRENDVTNAVSAVAAQEMIRERLVALQRSIAEQGGIVMDGRDIGTVVLPTAELKIFLVASVQERAERRYKENLQKGIETDLATLEKEIAERDYKDSHRAVSPLKPAEDAIHFDTTGVDIPAVVDFISKKAKKILDKSAET, encoded by the coding sequence ATGAAACAAATTCAAATCGCCATTGATGGCCCAGCCTCAAGTGGTAAAAGTACCGTTGCAAAGATTATTGCGAGAGATTTCGGCTATACTTATTTAGATACAGGGGCGATGTATCGTGCTGTCACCTATCTAGCCCTTCAAAATGGTCTAGGGCTAGAAGATATAGATTCTATCCTGATGCTTTTAGAGGCCCATCCGATTAGTTTTGGTCGTGATGAGGAAGGGGAGCAGTTAGTTTTCGTTGGGGATGTTGATGTCACACATGCCATTCGAGAAAATGATGTCACGAATGCTGTATCTGCTGTGGCGGCACAGGAGATGATTCGAGAGCGTCTCGTCGCCTTGCAACGTTCCATTGCAGAACAAGGCGGGATTGTCATGGATGGTCGTGATATTGGGACCGTTGTCCTTCCAACAGCAGAATTAAAGATTTTCCTAGTAGCCTCTGTCCAAGAACGTGCAGAGCGTCGCTATAAAGAAAATCTTCAAAAAGGGATTGAGACAGATCTAGCAACCTTAGAAAAAGAAATTGCAGAAAGAGACTATAAGGATAGTCATAGAGCTGTATCGCCTTTAAAACCAGCCGAGGATGCCATTCATTTTGATACCACAGGCGTCGATATTCCAGCAGTTGTAGATTTTATTTCTAAAAAAGCGAAAAAAATTCTTGACAAATCAGCTGAAACTTGA
- the infC gene encoding translation initiation factor IF-3, with the protein MKTIAKQDLFINDEIRVREVRLIGLEGEQLGIKPLAEAQALADNASVDLVLIQPQAKPPVAKIMDYGKFKFEYQKKQKEQRKKQSVVTVKEVRLSPTIDKGDFDTKLRNARKFLEKGNKVKVSIRFKGRMITHKEIGAKVLADFAEATQDVAIIEQRAKMDGRQMFMQLAPIPDKK; encoded by the coding sequence GTGAAAACCATAGCAAAACAAGACTTATTCATCAATGATGAAATTCGTGTGCGTGAAGTTCGCTTGATTGGTCTTGAGGGTGAGCAATTAGGCATTAAACCACTTGCAGAGGCACAAGCTTTGGCCGATAATGCAAGCGTGGATTTAGTGTTAATTCAACCACAAGCCAAACCACCTGTTGCAAAAATTATGGACTACGGTAAGTTCAAATTTGAGTATCAGAAAAAGCAGAAAGAACAGCGCAAAAAGCAAAGTGTTGTTACCGTCAAGGAAGTTCGTCTCAGTCCAACGATTGATAAAGGGGACTTTGATACGAAACTTCGCAATGCACGAAAATTCCTTGAAAAAGGAAACAAAGTGAAGGTTTCTATCCGTTTCAAAGGACGGATGATTACCCATAAAGAAATTGGAGCTAAGGTATTAGCAGATTTTGCTGAAGCGACACAAGATGTGGCGATTATTGAGCAAAGAGCTAAGATGGATGGACGTCAAATGTTCATGCAGTTAGCCCCAATCCCTGACAAAAAATAG
- the rpmI gene encoding 50S ribosomal protein L35 has translation MPKQKTHRASAKRFKRTGSGGLKRFRAYTSHRFHGKTKKQRRHLRKASMVSAGDFKRIKAMLTGLK, from the coding sequence ATGCCAAAACAAAAAACACACCGCGCATCAGCTAAACGTTTCAAACGTACAGGTTCTGGTGGATTGAAACGTTTCCGTGCTTACACTTCTCACCGTTTCCACGGAAAAACTAAAAAACAACGTCGTCATCTTCGCAAAGCTTCTATGGTATCTGCAGGAGATTTCAAACGTATTAAAGCAATGCTTACTGGTCTTAAATAA
- the rplT gene encoding 50S ribosomal protein L20, which translates to MARVKGGVVSRKRRKRILKLAKGYYGAKHILFRTAKEQVMNSYYYAYRDRRQKKRDFRKLWITRINAAARMNGLSYSQLMHGLKLAEIEVNRKMLADLAVNDAAAFTALADAAKAKLAK; encoded by the coding sequence ATGGCACGTGTTAAAGGTGGCGTTGTATCACGCAAACGTCGTAAACGTATTTTAAAATTAGCTAAAGGTTACTATGGTGCAAAACATATCTTGTTCCGTACTGCAAAAGAACAAGTAATGAATTCTTACTACTATGCATACCGTGACCGTCGTCAGAAAAAACGTGATTTCCGTAAATTGTGGATCACACGTATTAATGCGGCAGCTCGTATGAACGGTTTGTCATACTCACAATTGATGCATGGTTTGAAATTGGCTGAAATCGAAGTAAACCGCAAAATGTTGGCTGATCTTGCTGTAAATGATGCAGCTGCTTTCACAGCGCTTGCAGATGCGGCAAAAGCTAAATTGGCTAAATAA